A genomic stretch from Chryseobacterium sp. SNU WT5 includes:
- a CDS encoding glycosyltransferase family 2 protein, producing MASVYVIIVTFNAINWVEQCFSSLRSSSHPVRIIVVDNGSNDGTQEYIKKNFPEAEFVQAPENLGFGKANNLGIEIAYKKGADFFYLMNQDAWLFENSLEKLLEIYKNHPQKEEIGVLSPMHLDGSEQKLDVHFERYLARYTEFNRFLSDVFTNSQKAFYEINFINAAHWLLPKSTIEKIGGFNPYFFQGAEDYDYVNRVKYFGKKILICAESKVVHDTVQSFHKEEPKNKEELLVQTRLSMRMQRETRYLDPHFNFNVKREKIEFYSNILKLSLKGKFDEAKFYKQQYKYFASKFEEIAKAREISKSGNHSYLNI from the coding sequence ATGGCTTCAGTTTATGTTATTATCGTCACCTTCAACGCTATAAATTGGGTCGAACAATGCTTTTCAAGCTTACGAAGTTCTTCACATCCGGTGCGGATCATTGTAGTAGATAATGGTTCAAATGATGGAACGCAGGAATATATTAAAAAAAATTTCCCAGAAGCAGAATTCGTCCAAGCTCCTGAAAATTTAGGTTTCGGGAAAGCCAACAATTTGGGAATTGAAATAGCTTATAAAAAAGGTGCAGATTTTTTTTATCTAATGAATCAAGATGCCTGGCTTTTCGAAAATTCATTGGAAAAATTATTAGAAATTTATAAGAATCATCCACAAAAAGAAGAAATAGGAGTTTTAAGTCCAATGCATTTAGATGGAAGTGAACAAAAATTAGATGTTCACTTTGAAAGATATTTAGCAAGATATACGGAATTCAACAGATTTCTATCTGATGTTTTCACCAATTCTCAAAAAGCATTTTACGAAATAAATTTCATCAATGCTGCACATTGGTTGTTGCCAAAATCTACTATTGAAAAAATTGGTGGTTTCAATCCGTACTTTTTTCAAGGCGCAGAAGATTACGATTATGTAAACCGTGTAAAATATTTTGGCAAAAAAATTCTAATCTGCGCTGAAAGTAAAGTAGTGCATGATACGGTGCAATCTTTTCACAAAGAAGAGCCCAAAAACAAAGAAGAATTATTAGTGCAAACTCGACTCTCAATGAGAATGCAACGAGAAACCAGATATTTGGATCCTCACTTTAACTTCAATGTAAAAAGAGAAAAAATAGAATTCTATTCTAATATTTTAAAATTAAGTTTAAAAGGAAAATTTGATGAAGCGAAGTTTTATAAACAACAATACAAATACTTTGCATCAAAATTTGAAGAAATAGCAAAAGCCCGGGAAATTTCAAAATCTGGAAACCATTCCTATTTAAATATTTAA
- a CDS encoding glycosyltransferase family 2 protein: protein MISKKIYLIIVTYNAMKWAERCFSSLRRSSFPVEVIVVDNGSTDGTQELIKTQFPEVQLIQSAENLGFGKANNLGIEIAYKNGADFFYLMNQDAWIYENSIQNLLDVYQNYPKKAEIGILSPMHLDGSEKKLDIFLDKYISQNFESRIISDFYLNSIKPFYEISFINAAHWFIPKETIEKVGGFNPYFFHYGEDNEYVNRLTFHGRKIILCPKSKVVHDGKQELGKVDYKKFQNLKIETKIINPSYQNSLENELKELYLSRLKYLVAGQFSTAKAISTKYNKIKAESAKLREIRKKTTMSGPTFLEL, encoded by the coding sequence ATGATTTCAAAAAAAATCTACCTCATCATCGTCACCTATAATGCCATGAAATGGGCAGAAAGATGCTTTTCCAGTTTGAGAAGGTCGTCTTTTCCTGTAGAAGTAATCGTGGTGGATAATGGTTCTACAGATGGGACACAGGAGCTTATTAAAACTCAATTTCCAGAAGTTCAATTGATTCAATCAGCGGAAAATCTGGGGTTTGGTAAAGCAAATAATTTGGGAATTGAAATAGCGTATAAAAATGGCGCAGATTTTTTTTATTTGATGAATCAAGATGCATGGATCTATGAAAATTCTATCCAAAACCTATTGGATGTTTACCAAAATTATCCTAAAAAAGCAGAGATCGGTATTTTAAGCCCGATGCATTTGGATGGTTCAGAAAAAAAACTGGATATTTTTCTGGATAAATATATTTCGCAGAATTTTGAATCTAGAATTATTTCCGATTTTTACTTGAATTCGATAAAACCTTTCTATGAAATTAGTTTCATCAACGCTGCGCATTGGTTTATTCCTAAAGAAACGATAGAAAAAGTAGGTGGTTTCAATCCCTATTTCTTTCACTATGGCGAAGACAATGAATACGTAAATCGCCTTACTTTTCATGGGAGAAAAATAATACTCTGTCCCAAAAGTAAAGTTGTGCATGATGGGAAACAAGAATTAGGGAAAGTGGATTATAAAAAATTTCAAAATCTAAAAATAGAAACTAAAATCATTAATCCTTCGTACCAAAATAGTTTAGAAAATGAATTAAAAGAACTATATTTAAGTCGCTTAAAATACCTAGTCGCAGGTCAATTTTCAACCGCTAAAGCGATCAGCACAAAATACAACAAAATAAAAGCAGAAAGTGCAAAATTAAGAGAGATAAGAAAAAAAACCACCATGTCTGGTCCCACGTTTTTAGAACTATAA
- a CDS encoding glycosyltransferase, with translation MLSIIISSYRPDYYFALEKNIAATCGIVYEIIKVENPGIMGICAAYNIGAEKAQYENLLFLHEDIEFVTENWGRILIDHLNQKNTGIIGVAGSSYVPVAPSSWTVTKKYNYFHILQGNKLNKEAFLIQNTPQKRNKVFAVDGVFLAVKKVVYAQFIFDEKNLTGFHGYDLDFSLRVSKRYQNYVINDILLQHFSEGNLDKIWFDNTTKVRQKLGSSFHKKKDSEVEKEVFVGFLHRYFEWNAVNLKNIIFTLQYYPIKYMDYKKNLSLLKNYYNYIRFSADLNKKQKFTRQKK, from the coding sequence ATGCTTTCCATCATTATATCATCTTATCGTCCCGATTATTATTTCGCACTTGAAAAAAACATTGCAGCGACCTGCGGGATTGTTTATGAAATAATAAAAGTGGAAAATCCCGGAATAATGGGAATCTGTGCCGCTTACAACATCGGTGCAGAAAAAGCACAATATGAGAATTTGCTTTTTTTACATGAAGACATAGAATTTGTAACGGAAAATTGGGGTCGAATTTTGATTGATCATTTAAACCAAAAAAATACGGGAATTATAGGAGTTGCGGGTTCGTCCTACGTTCCGGTTGCTCCAAGCAGCTGGACCGTCACGAAAAAATATAATTACTTTCATATTCTTCAGGGCAACAAATTGAATAAGGAAGCATTCTTAATTCAGAATACTCCACAGAAAAGAAATAAAGTTTTTGCGGTAGATGGTGTATTTCTAGCAGTAAAAAAAGTTGTTTATGCTCAATTTATTTTTGATGAAAAAAACTTAACTGGTTTTCATGGCTATGATTTGGATTTCAGTTTACGAGTTTCCAAAAGATATCAAAATTACGTGATCAATGATATTTTACTTCAACATTTCTCTGAGGGAAATTTAGATAAAATTTGGTTTGATAATACGACCAAAGTTCGACAAAAACTTGGATCAAGTTTCCACAAAAAGAAAGATAGTGAAGTAGAAAAAGAAGTTTTTGTTGGATTTCTTCACAGATATTTCGAGTGGAACGCGGTGAATTTAAAAAATATTATTTTCACATTACAGTATTATCCAATAAAGTATATGGATTATAAAAAAAATCTATCTCTTTTGAAAAATTATTATAATTATATCAGATTTTCTGCCGACCTCAATAAAAAACAGAAATTCACTAGACAAAAAAAATGA
- a CDS encoding glycosyltransferase family 2 protein, whose amino-acid sequence MNQPLVSVVVISYNHEIYIKEMLDSLKNQTYSNWELIVADDASKDSSVEVFKTWLHENGFNAKEIYHEVNTGLATVLNQALSLCQGKYVKLIAADDFLHPSYLEECIQTMQREKTKIVFTQAFSVDNKSNVLSENFFSIPENPTKDIKTKLACGNYISGATLCYDMDIIKIIGNYKIDLLLEDYDFILRAVNNNCEISFINKNLVFYRQHDSNISKTKLLALEVETELLKYTYFNDREFANVINKSTSLKTKRYGRDFVKLIFMKYLNYQFKSKKVILKMIINYF is encoded by the coding sequence ATGAACCAACCATTGGTAAGCGTTGTAGTTATTTCGTACAACCATGAGATTTACATTAAAGAAATGTTGGATAGTTTGAAAAATCAGACGTATTCTAACTGGGAACTGATCGTAGCAGATGATGCTTCCAAAGACAGCTCTGTAGAAGTATTCAAAACTTGGCTACATGAAAATGGTTTTAATGCAAAAGAAATTTACCATGAAGTAAATACGGGATTAGCTACAGTTTTGAATCAGGCCCTAAGCCTATGCCAAGGAAAGTACGTGAAATTAATAGCTGCTGATGACTTTCTACATCCATCCTATTTAGAAGAATGTATCCAAACCATGCAAAGGGAAAAAACAAAGATTGTTTTTACTCAGGCATTTTCGGTAGATAATAAATCTAATGTACTATCAGAGAATTTTTTTTCCATTCCAGAAAATCCGACAAAAGATATTAAAACAAAATTGGCTTGTGGAAACTATATTTCTGGTGCGACATTGTGTTACGATATGGATATTATAAAAATAATCGGCAATTATAAAATAGATCTCCTACTAGAAGATTATGATTTTATCCTACGCGCAGTTAATAATAACTGCGAAATTTCGTTCATCAATAAAAATCTAGTTTTTTACCGACAACATGATTCGAACATCTCAAAAACAAAGTTACTCGCGTTGGAAGTAGAGACAGAATTATTAAAATATACCTATTTCAACGATCGTGAGTTTGCGAATGTGATTAATAAATCAACATCATTAAAAACAAAGCGATATGGTCGAGATTTTGTAAAATTAATTTTTATGAAATATTTAAACTATCAATTTAAATCGAAAAAAGTAATATTAAAAATGATTATAAATTATTTCTAA
- a CDS encoding DegT/DnrJ/EryC1/StrS family aminotransferase, which translates to MIKFLDLQKLNLQYQKEIEAKLLETFRSGWYLLGNEVKHFERNLGSYIGSQNAIGVANGLDALRLIFKAYLELGQLKVGDEVIVPANTYIASLLAITDNRLKPVFAEPNIDNYNLDISKIEALITPKTKAIMVVHLYGQVCWSKELEALAKKHELKIVEDNAQAIGAEWNGIKTGNLGDAAGFSFYPGKNLGALGDAGAVTCKDSLLAQTIRSLANYGSEEKYINKYQGLNSRLDEIQAGVLDVKLKYIDADNDKRRKIAEQYCAEITNPKITLPELPFNSAEHVWHLFVIRTNKREKLQKYLLENGIQTLIHYPIPPHKQRAYKYYNHLSFPITEKIHTGVLSLPISPVMQDEEVQKVIEAINNY; encoded by the coding sequence ATGATTAAATTCCTCGACCTTCAAAAACTCAATCTTCAATATCAAAAAGAAATTGAAGCTAAACTTTTAGAAACCTTCCGTAGCGGTTGGTATCTTTTGGGAAATGAAGTAAAACACTTTGAAAGGAACCTTGGGAGTTATATTGGATCTCAAAATGCAATCGGTGTTGCCAACGGTTTGGATGCATTGCGTTTAATTTTCAAAGCGTACCTCGAACTTGGACAGTTGAAGGTTGGTGATGAAGTAATCGTTCCCGCAAATACTTATATCGCCTCTCTTTTGGCGATTACCGATAATCGTTTGAAACCCGTTTTTGCAGAGCCAAATATTGATAATTACAATTTAGATATTTCTAAAATTGAAGCTTTAATTACGCCGAAAACAAAAGCAATCATGGTTGTTCATCTTTATGGACAAGTTTGCTGGTCCAAGGAATTAGAAGCTCTGGCAAAAAAACACGAATTAAAAATCGTTGAAGACAACGCACAAGCAATTGGTGCAGAATGGAATGGGATAAAAACAGGAAATCTTGGCGATGCTGCAGGTTTCAGTTTTTATCCTGGTAAAAATTTAGGTGCTTTAGGCGATGCAGGTGCAGTCACTTGTAAAGATTCACTTTTGGCGCAGACAATCAGAAGTTTAGCCAATTACGGTTCGGAAGAAAAATACATTAATAAATACCAAGGATTAAATAGTCGCTTAGATGAAATTCAGGCTGGCGTGCTCGATGTGAAGTTGAAATACATTGACGCAGATAATGATAAGCGAAGAAAAATTGCAGAACAATATTGCGCAGAAATTACCAATCCAAAAATTACGCTTCCCGAATTACCATTTAACTCTGCTGAACATGTTTGGCACCTTTTCGTTATCAGAACAAACAAAAGGGAAAAGCTACAAAAATATCTTTTGGAAAACGGAATTCAAACTTTAATTCACTATCCCATTCCGCCTCACAAACAGAGGGCTTATAAATATTACAATCATTTAAGTTTTCCTATTACGGAGAAGATCCATACAGGAGTTTTAAGTTTGCCAATTAGTCCGGTGATGCAAGATGAGGAGGTGCAGAAAGTAATTGAAGCAATCAATAATTATTGA
- a CDS encoding acyltransferase — MKFNNRNVFISPKATIGKNVRIGDNSVIYDNVVLEDNVTICNDCVIGEPLSNYYTDDSYENPPTFIGKNAMIRSHTIIYANSTFGEGFSTGHRVTIRENSTFGKFCRIGTVSDIQGFVEFGDYCWLHSNVHIGQQSKIGNYVFIYPYVVFTNDPHPPSMICKGPTIGDFSQVAVGTVILPSVNIGKHCLIGAQSLVGKDAEDYQLVAGNPAKLIKDVRELKSKETGNSHYPWPYHFERGMPWENIGFDKWKIENGYEND; from the coding sequence ATGAAATTTAATAATAGAAATGTTTTTATAAGCCCGAAAGCCACAATTGGAAAGAATGTAAGAATCGGCGACAACAGTGTCATTTATGACAATGTCGTTCTGGAGGACAATGTAACAATTTGTAATGATTGCGTAATTGGAGAACCATTAAGTAATTATTACACCGATGATTCGTATGAAAACCCTCCAACTTTCATTGGAAAAAACGCTATGATTAGAAGTCATACAATCATTTATGCCAACAGTACTTTCGGTGAAGGATTTTCAACTGGCCACCGCGTTACTATTAGAGAGAATTCTACGTTTGGTAAGTTTTGTAGAATCGGTACGGTAAGCGATATTCAAGGTTTTGTTGAATTTGGAGATTATTGCTGGTTACACAGCAACGTACATATTGGTCAACAATCTAAAATAGGAAACTACGTTTTTATTTATCCTTATGTAGTTTTTACGAACGATCCACATCCACCATCAATGATTTGTAAAGGACCAACAATTGGAGATTTTTCCCAAGTCGCAGTAGGCACCGTTATCTTACCAAGTGTAAACATTGGAAAACATTGTTTAATTGGTGCGCAATCTTTAGTAGGCAAAGATGCTGAAGACTATCAATTAGTTGCGGGTAACCCTGCGAAATTAATTAAGGATGTTCGTGAATTAAAATCAAAAGAAACAGGAAACTCTCATTATCCTTGGCCTTATCACTTTGAACGTGGAATGCCTTGGGAAAATATTGGATTTGATAAATGGAAAATAGAAAACGGATACGAAAATGATTAA
- a CDS encoding sugar 3,4-ketoisomerase, whose product MTKNPKFLSFNKIGSPNLGYISVAENHENIPFDIKRVYWTYYTPQDVTRGGHAHLELEQVIVAVSGTIIFNIEDLEGNKKEFILDSPEKGLYIPKLIWRDIKFSHSAVLLCLASEKYMESDYIRDYATFLKHKTNEI is encoded by the coding sequence ATGACTAAAAACCCAAAGTTCCTTTCATTCAATAAAATAGGAAGCCCAAATCTAGGCTACATTTCTGTGGCAGAAAATCACGAAAATATTCCTTTTGATATAAAAAGAGTTTATTGGACTTATTATACTCCACAAGATGTAACAAGAGGTGGACATGCACATTTAGAATTGGAACAAGTTATTGTTGCAGTTTCCGGAACTATTATATTTAATATTGAAGATTTAGAAGGAAACAAAAAAGAATTTATTTTGGATAGTCCGGAAAAAGGCCTCTACATTCCAAAATTGATTTGGCGAGATATTAAATTTTCGCATAGCGCAGTTCTTCTTTGTTTAGCTTCTGAAAAATATATGGAATCGGATTATATCCGTGATTACGCAACTTTCTTAAAACATAAGACAAATGAAATTTAA